Sequence from the Candidatus Dormiibacterota bacterium genome:
GGTTCCACGTTAGCTCCCGAGAGGAAGTGTATTATTCCGGGCCAGCAACGGTGTGCATTCCCCGGAAACCCGCGACCTGTCTGTGATTTCGGCGGAATTATACGGCGACGTCGGGGTGAAAGCAATGCAAATGATAAGCGATCGGAATGGTCGCCCGGGCGACGGCATCGCGGCGGACGAGGCTCGCCCGCGGCCCGTCCCTGGCCATGAAGCCCCTGATTTTTCAGCGACTTGGTGGACCGCCTTCGGGAAGCCCCCCGGTGTTCGGGGCGGGTCCACCGGTGCGGTAGTTCAGGCCGAGGAAGACGCCGACGTCGGGGGTGTTGTAATAGGGGTCGATGTTCTCGATGAAGGACCACTCCAGCTCGAATCCCGGCGCCATCCGGTGGCGAAAGCCCCCGGCGACCTCCATCGCCACCTTCCCCAGGTCGTTTCCCGAGCGGAACGGAAACGGTCCGGCGGTGCGGAGGGCCTGCAGGATGAGACAGGTGTCCGGCGTCGCGGAAAAGACATAGGCGCCGAACAGGCTGCGCGAGTTGTGCAGCGCCAGGCTCGGGGCGAGCCGCCATTCGCCGACCGAGTTGAAGCTGAACCCGGCGTGCGCCGTCGACCGCCCCCACCTCTTCGAGAGACGCAGCGTCCCGCCATAATCGAGCGAGCCGCTCCCATCGAGGGTATGGTAGTCCCCCGTGGGAAGCTTGGCGGAGAGCATGAGGGACATGGCGGGGGAACGGCGGCCCTCGACGAGCAGCGCCCCGGCCGCCGACAGGACCACATCGCCGAGCCGAAGGCCGCCCGGTGCCTCATCGGAGTACACCGTCACCCCGTCGCCGATGTACCCGGCGCGGAACTGGTTGTGATCGAAACCGGTGCGACCGCCGTCGGGCAGTCCGAATCGCTGATGGAATTCGTCGATGAGAGGGTCCATGAACCCGCGGTATTGCGACAGGAACGGCGCGTCCACGCCGAGCTCGAATCGCTGTGTGATCCCGACACGCGCCTGCAGCGTGGTCCTCAGAGTCTCGCCGTCGAAGATGAAAGCGGTCCGCGAAGGCTGGGCGTTCGCCACCATCTGCAGGACACCCAAGGTCACGATGCCGCGATACGACGGGTCCCGGTTGTAGAGCTCGACCAGGTCGTTGGTCGCGACCATGGTGTTCACATAGGACGAATTGATCGAGAAACGCGCCCCGAGCGGCGGCTGCAGCGCGGCGGCCGAAGGGGGCTGGTCCAGGAACAGGAGCTTGAAAGGAAACGGGTCGCGGATCGGCAGGGGGTCGTCGA
This genomic interval carries:
- a CDS encoding DUF3187 family protein, yielding MRPRAALWLALLLPGFAFASGLDDPLPIRDPFPFKLLFLDQPPSAAALQPPLGARFSINSSYVNTMVATNDLVELYNRDPSYRGIVTLGVLQMVANAQPSRTAFIFDGETLRTTLQARVGITQRFELGVDAPFLSQYRGFMDPLIDEFHQRFGLPDGGRTGFDHNQFRAGYIGDGVTVYSDEAPGGLRLGDVVLSAAGALLVEGRRSPAMSLMLSAKLPTGDYHTLDGSGSLDYGGTLRLSKRWGRSTAHAGFSFNSVGEWRLAPSLALHNSRSLFGAYVFSATPDTCLILQALRTAGPFPFRSGNDLGKVAMEVAGGFRHRMAPGFELEWSFIENIDPYYNTPDVGVFLGLNYRTGGPAPNTGGLPEGGPPSR